The genomic window CGCCGCGGAACGCGATGAGGCCGTCGCCGCCGGTGTTGTACTTGGCGAGTTTGATCGAGGCCTCGATGGCGTCGCTGCCCGTCGGGCCGCCGAAGACGACCTTCTGGTTGCCCTGCAGCCCCGACGGCGCGATCTCGTCTAACTTCTCGATCAGCTCGAGTCGGGCCTCCGTCGGGAAGTCGACCGTGTGGACGAACTTGTCCGCCTGCTCGTGGACGGCCTCGAGCACGTACGGGTTCGCGTGGCCGACGTTCAGGACGCCGATCCCCGCGAAGAGGTCGATGTAGGTGTTGCCGTCGGCGTCGCGGACCGTCGCACCCTTCCCTTCCTCGAAGGCGATCGGGATGTCGTCGGGGTACGCGACCGCGCTGCTGTCGATCTCGCGCTGTCTCTCGAGCAGCTCTCGGGTGTTCGGCCCCGGGACGGAGTCGACGTTCGGTGCGTCATCGAAGTGGAGTTCGTCGATCGGCGGTCCTGCCGTCATACGTCACTCCAGGTGAAACAGATATTAATAGCTTGTCCACAATATCCATACCAACCATACACAGATACCGATGACATATGGTGGGCACGGATCGACTCGGGCTCCGCGTGACGCTTCCGTTCTTCCGTCCAGTTTTCGGGTCGAACGGCCCCGAACCGACAGTGTACGTGCTCAAGCATCGACGGAGCGAGCGAACCCGCTACTCGAGCCGGTTCACCGTGGAAATCGGGAACGGTGTCTCACGCTTCGGTGACCGAGCGTCGGGTCCCATCGCATCGAAGCGAACGGATCGATCTGAGAAACGGACAAACACCCTTCTGATTCGCGGCCGAATGACCGACTATGATCCCGCCGATCGCGAACCACTTCGTCGCCGGGGAGTCGCCGGCGACGGCCCTCGAGCACGTCCGCCGGCTGAACGATCGCGACGTGAAGGCGATCCTCAATCTGCTGGGCGAACACTACGACGACCGCGACGCCGCGGCCGCCGACGCCGCCGAATACCGGCGACTGGTCGACGACATCGCGAACTCGAGTCTCGAGGCCTGCATCTCGGTCAAGCCGTCGCAACTGGGACTGGATCTGGGCGAGGACGTGTTTCGGGAGACGCTCGCGGGCGTCGTCGACGCGGCCGCGGACCGCGACGTCTTCGTCTGGATCGACATGGAGGACCACACGACGACCGACGCGACGCTCGACGCGTACGAGGAGCTCGCTCGAGCGCACGAGGGCGGCGTCGGCGTCTGCGTACAGGCGAACCTCAAGCGCACCCGCGAGGACGTCGAACGGCTCGCGGACGTGCCGGGCAAGGTCCGGTTCGTCAAGGGGGCCTACGACGAGCCGGCCGATATCGCCTATCGCGACGCCGACCGGGTCGACCGGGAGTACGAGGCGCTGCTCGAATACGCCTTCGAACACTACGACGGCGGCATCGCGGTCGGTAGTCACGACCCCGCGATGATCGACCACGCGATCGACTGCCACGAGACCCACGGCACCGACTTCGAGATCCAGATGCTGATGGGCGTCCGCGAGGACGCCCAGAACGAACTCGCCGCGGAGTACTCCGTCTACCAGTACGTCCCCTACGGCGACCGGTGGAAATCGTACTTCTACCGGCGGATGACCGAACGGACGGCGAACGTCCGATTCGCGCTCCGTGCCCTCCTCGACCGCTAAAGGGAAGGGCTCATTAGCCCCTAGTGTGAGGTGCTGTACATGGCTTCGTGGAAGCGGGATTTCGCGAGCGGGCTGATCGTCCTCGGCCCGATTCTGGTCACTCTCTACGTCATCTACTGGCTCTACGGCCTCGTCGCCGGGCTCACGCCGGGGCTCATTCTCCAGCCCGAGGCCCTCCAGCCGTTCATCCCCGGTGACGGCGCCCAGGCCCAGCAGACTCGGGAACAACTCGCCCAACTCCTCCGGGTCATCGTCGCGCTGACCGTCTTCACCATCCTCACCTTCTCCGTCGGCTACCTCATGCGGACGACCGTCGGCGGTCTCGTCGAACGGGTCGTCGACAACGTCGCGAACCGCGTCCCCGTGATGCGGGTCGTCTACAACGCCTCGAAAATGGCCGCCGAGACCGCGTTCGGCGAACAGGACTCGCTACAGAAACCGGTCAAAATCGAGACGTGGGACGGACTCCGGATGACGGCGTTCAAGACGGGAAAGACGACCGACGACGGCCGCGAGGTGCTCTTCTTGCCGACGTCGCCGAACATCAC from Haloterrigena sp. KLK7 includes these protein-coding regions:
- a CDS encoding proline dehydrogenase family protein; its protein translation is MIPPIANHFVAGESPATALEHVRRLNDRDVKAILNLLGEHYDDRDAAAADAAEYRRLVDDIANSSLEACISVKPSQLGLDLGEDVFRETLAGVVDAAADRDVFVWIDMEDHTTTDATLDAYEELARAHEGGVGVCVQANLKRTREDVERLADVPGKVRFVKGAYDEPADIAYRDADRVDREYEALLEYAFEHYDGGIAVGSHDPAMIDHAIDCHETHGTDFEIQMLMGVREDAQNELAAEYSVYQYVPYGDRWKSYFYRRMTERTANVRFALRALLDR
- a CDS encoding DUF502 domain-containing protein produces the protein MASWKRDFASGLIVLGPILVTLYVIYWLYGLVAGLTPGLILQPEALQPFIPGDGAQAQQTREQLAQLLRVIVALTVFTILTFSVGYLMRTTVGGLVERVVDNVANRVPVMRVVYNASKMAAETAFGEQDSLQKPVKIETWDGLRMTAFKTGKTTDDGREVLFLPTSPNITTGFVVEVEPHRITELDEDVEDALTRVLSAGFGDANRNRGMDAGVSIDVVDETSAGALEDADDD